The DNA window GCCACCACCACGTAACCGGCGTTCACTTCGAAGTGACGACGCAGGTTGGCACGACTGTCGGAGCGGCCGAAACCGTCGGTACCCAGCACCTTGAAGGATGCAGCCGGTACGAAGGCACGAACCTGCTCGGCATAGTTCTTCATGTAATCTGTGGCCGCAATCGCAGGCGCATCACTCATCACAGTGGCAATGTAAGGCACCTTGGCTTCGGCTTCAGGATGCAGCATGTTGTAGCGCTCGCAGTCCTGGCCGTTGCGGGCCAGCTCGTTGAAGGAGGTCACAGAGAACACATCCGATGCCACGCCGTACTCCTCGGCCAGGATGACCGCCGCCTTGCGCACTTCGTTCATGATGGTACCGGAACTCAGCAGCTGTACCTTGGCCTTGGCGCCTGCATGGCTTTCCAGCTTGTAGATACCCTTGCGGATCCCTTCCTCGGCACCTTCCGGCATGGCCGGCATGGCGTAGTTTTCGTTCATCAGCGTCAGGTAGTAGAACACGTTCTCCTGCTCGCCATACATGCGGCGGATACCGTCCTGAATGATGACCGCCGTTTCGTAGGCAAAGGTCGGATCGTAGGAAATACAGTTGGGCACTGTGCCGGCCAGGATATGACTGTGGCCGTCTTCGTGCTGCAAACCTTCACCGTTCAGCGTGGTGCGACCGGCAGTGGCGCCCAGCAGGAAGCCACGGGCCTGTTGATCGCCCGCCATCCATGCCATGTCGCCAACACGTTGGAAACCGAACATGGAGTAATAGATGTAGAAGGGGATCATCGGCAGGTTGTTGGTGCTGTACGAGGTGGCGGCGGCAACCCATGAAGACATGGCGCCCAGCTCGTTAATCCCTTCCTGCAATACCTGACCTGCAGTGTCTTCCTTGTAGTAAGACACAATCTCACGGTCTTCCGGAATATAGTTCTGACCACGGGGGTTATAGATACCAATCTGGCGGAACAGGCCTTCCATACCGAAGGTACGGGCCTCATCGGCGATGATTGGCACTATGTTCTTACCGATATTCTTGTCTTTCAGCAGAATATTCAGGGTACGAACAAAGCCCATGGTGGTGGAGATTTCGCGCTTCTGCTCTTCCAGCAGCGGCTGGAACTCGGTCAGTTCGGGCGCGATAAATTCACCGCTGAAGTTGGGCAGACGCTTGGGGGTATAGCCGTGCAGCGCCTGGCGGCGGGCGTGCAGGTAAGTGTGCTCGGCACTGCCTTCTTCCAGCTTGAGGTAAGGCAGGTTTACCAGCTCTTCGTCGCTGATAAGATCGGTCAGGCCCAGACGATCGCGCATCTTGCTTACGTGGGTCATGTCCATCTTCTTGACCTGGTGAGCGATGTTTTTGCCTTCGGCAGCATCACCCATGCCGTAACCTTTAACTGTCTTGGCCAGGATCACAGTC is part of the Shewanella cyperi genome and encodes:
- the aceE gene encoding pyruvate dehydrogenase (acetyl-transferring), homodimeric type, giving the protein MSEHMLQDLDPTETQEWLAALESVVREEGVERAQFLLEQVLDRARLDGVDMPTGITTNYVNTIPLTEEPAYPGDTTIERRIRSIIRWNAIMIVLRASKKDLELGGHMASFQSSAAFYEVGFNHIFRAPNPKDGGDLVYYQGHISPGIYARAFVEGRLTEDQLNNFRQEVDGKGLPSYPHPKLMPEFWQFPTVSMGLGPISAIYQARFLKYLNGRGLKDTSEQRVYAFLGDGEMDEPESRGAISFAAREKLDNLCFLINCNLQRLDGPVMGNGKIIQELEGLFKGAGWNVIKVVWGSGWDKLLAKDTTGKLLQLMNETVDGDYQTFKAKDGAFVREHFFGKYPETAALVADMTDDEIFALKRGGHEPSKVFAAFQNAKQTKGRPTVILAKTVKGYGMGDAAEGKNIAHQVKKMDMTHVSKMRDRLGLTDLISDEELVNLPYLKLEEGSAEHTYLHARRQALHGYTPKRLPNFSGEFIAPELTEFQPLLEEQKREISTTMGFVRTLNILLKDKNIGKNIVPIIADEARTFGMEGLFRQIGIYNPRGQNYIPEDREIVSYYKEDTAGQVLQEGINELGAMSSWVAAATSYSTNNLPMIPFYIYYSMFGFQRVGDMAWMAGDQQARGFLLGATAGRTTLNGEGLQHEDGHSHILAGTVPNCISYDPTFAYETAVIIQDGIRRMYGEQENVFYYLTLMNENYAMPAMPEGAEEGIRKGIYKLESHAGAKAKVQLLSSGTIMNEVRKAAVILAEEYGVASDVFSVTSFNELARNGQDCERYNMLHPEAEAKVPYIATVMSDAPAIAATDYMKNYAEQVRAFVPAASFKVLGTDGFGRSDSRANLRRHFEVNAGYVVVAALNELAKRGEVAKSVVADAIRKFDIDTEKMNPLYA